The proteins below come from a single Nitrospiraceae bacterium genomic window:
- a CDS encoding mercuric reductase: MSLTTAASQYLVLPDDEHNRKLVNNVHPSDWVNPQPDGRYNIVVVGAGTAGLITAVIAAGLGAKVALIERHLMGGDCLNVGCVPSKGMIRAANVWAQLRNASRFGAHIPDGVSYDFGAAMAGMRQLRARISHVDSAHRYKSLGVDVYIGQGRFAGDDTVVVEGMAGNRTLAFVKAAVCTGARAAVPSIPGLEEAGYLTNETVFSLTSLPARVGVIGAGPIGCELAQALARFGSRVSLIEAMHGILPNEDHDAAELVQQSMTRDGVSLLCCGKDLTVEKVPEGKRLILDSHGQQYDLTVDEILVGVGRAPNVQGLGLETVGVEFDKTGVTVNDCLQTTNPRIYAAGDICSRYKFTHAADAMAQIVIQNALFPHPFGLGYASVKVLNMPWCTFTTPEIAHVGLYEAEATKRGLKVETYTYKFDEVDRAILDGDEEGFARLHIQEGTDTILGATIVGAHAGDLISEISVAMKAGAGAKTIAATIHPYPSRAEIIKKAVNLWRKAHFTPRTKSLLTRLFAWLRR, encoded by the coding sequence ATGTCTTTGACGACCGCAGCGAGTCAGTATCTTGTTCTGCCGGATGACGAGCACAACAGGAAACTGGTGAACAATGTGCATCCTTCTGATTGGGTGAACCCCCAACCGGATGGTCGCTACAACATTGTGGTGGTTGGGGCCGGAACGGCAGGATTAATTACGGCGGTCATCGCCGCGGGATTGGGCGCAAAGGTGGCGCTCATCGAGCGGCACTTGATGGGCGGAGATTGCCTCAATGTCGGCTGCGTGCCTTCCAAGGGAATGATTCGCGCCGCGAATGTGTGGGCGCAATTGCGCAACGCGTCGCGCTTCGGCGCACACATTCCGGACGGGGTGAGTTACGACTTTGGCGCAGCCATGGCCGGGATGAGGCAGCTGCGGGCCAGAATCAGCCATGTAGATTCCGCACACCGGTACAAGTCGCTCGGTGTGGATGTGTATATCGGCCAAGGCCGGTTTGCCGGCGACGATACAGTAGTGGTCGAAGGCATGGCAGGTAATCGGACCTTGGCCTTCGTCAAGGCGGCTGTGTGCACCGGCGCAAGGGCTGCCGTGCCTTCTATCCCCGGCTTGGAAGAGGCGGGCTATCTCACCAATGAAACCGTCTTTTCGCTCACCTCGCTCCCCGCGCGCGTCGGCGTCATCGGGGCCGGCCCGATCGGATGCGAATTGGCGCAGGCCTTGGCACGGTTCGGCAGTCGAGTGTCGCTCATTGAGGCGATGCACGGTATTCTGCCGAACGAAGATCACGACGCGGCAGAATTGGTACAGCAGTCGATGACTCGTGACGGCGTCAGCTTGCTCTGTTGCGGAAAGGATCTCACAGTCGAAAAAGTTCCCGAGGGCAAGCGACTCATCCTTGATTCCCATGGGCAACAGTATGATCTCACGGTCGATGAGATCTTGGTCGGCGTAGGCCGTGCGCCGAATGTGCAAGGCTTAGGATTGGAGACCGTCGGCGTTGAATTTGATAAGACGGGCGTCACAGTGAACGATTGCCTACAGACGACGAACCCGCGTATCTATGCCGCCGGCGATATCTGTTCCCGGTACAAATTCACCCATGCCGCCGATGCGATGGCGCAGATCGTCATTCAAAACGCGCTGTTTCCGCATCCGTTCGGATTAGGATATGCGAGTGTGAAGGTGCTCAACATGCCCTGGTGCACCTTTACCACACCGGAAATCGCCCATGTCGGCTTGTACGAAGCCGAGGCGACGAAGCGCGGACTGAAGGTCGAAACCTATACCTATAAGTTTGATGAGGTCGATCGAGCCATTCTTGACGGTGACGAAGAAGGCTTTGCCCGTCTCCACATTCAGGAAGGCACCGATACGATTCTTGGCGCGACGATCGTGGGGGCGCACGCCGGTGATTTGATCAGCGAGATATCGGTGGCGATGAAGGCCGGGGCCGGTGCGAAAACAATTGCTGCGACCATCCATCCCTATCCGAGCCGTGCTGAAATCATCAAGAAGGCCGTCAATCTCTGGCGCAAAGCTCATTTCACTCCGCGCACCAAGTCACTGCTGACCAGGCTGTTTGCCTGGCTGAGACGGTAA
- a CDS encoding DUF3047 domain-containing protein: protein MMAVAQQPAQLSVGRFSAAAEGTALPNGWRMLTFKKIERHTRYEVVKDQSMTVVKAVSEASASGLTKAVTIDPHEYPIVRWRWKIENILDKSDVNRKDGDDYPARLYITFAYEPDKVSFGKKLKYKAGQAVFGDIPIGAINYIWDSKSPVGTVVDNAFTSFAKMIVVESGARRIGSWVQEERNVYEDYRQAFGEEPPAINGIAIMTDTDNTKEHAVAYYGDIEFVRSPPK, encoded by the coding sequence ATGATGGCAGTGGCGCAGCAGCCGGCGCAATTGTCCGTGGGAAGGTTTTCTGCTGCAGCCGAAGGGACCGCATTGCCGAATGGCTGGCGCATGCTGACCTTCAAGAAGATCGAGCGGCACACCCGATATGAAGTCGTCAAAGACCAGTCGATGACCGTCGTCAAAGCGGTGAGCGAGGCGAGCGCCTCGGGATTGACCAAGGCGGTCACGATCGATCCGCATGAGTATCCGATAGTCCGCTGGCGTTGGAAGATCGAGAATATCTTGGACAAGAGCGACGTGAACCGGAAGGACGGCGACGACTATCCGGCGCGGCTCTACATCACATTTGCCTATGAACCGGATAAAGTGAGTTTCGGAAAGAAACTGAAATATAAGGCCGGTCAGGCGGTGTTCGGTGACATTCCGATCGGGGCGATCAACTATATTTGGGACAGCAAAAGCCCTGTGGGGACGGTGGTGGACAATGCCTTCACGAGCTTTGCTAAGATGATTGTCGTGGAGAGCGGGGCTCGTCGGATCGGCTCTTGGGTCCAGGAAGAACGCAATGTCTATGAGGACTATCGGCAGGCCTTCGGGGAGGAGCCGCCGGCGATCAACGGCATTGCGATCATGACCGATACCGATAACACGAAGGAACATGCCGTGGCCTATTACGGGGATATCGAGTTTGTGCGGTCTCCCCCAAAATAG
- a CDS encoding TVP38/TMEM64 family protein, with protein sequence MTTSTDASLSKSGPGTGKLLLALFVGCAVAGVLYFDLGRYLSLDALKANRDQLLAFTEANYSTAVALYVLAYCAVVGLSLPGGAIMTLAGGFLFGSLLGTLYVNVGATVGATLAFLVARYLLRDWVERQFGNRLGAIQEGFARNAFSYLLTLRLIPLFPFFLVNMVSGLTRVNVGTYVAATSLGIIPGSFVFAYAGRQLGTINSLKEIVSPNVLMAFTLLGLLALVPTLYKRFTGQLK encoded by the coding sequence ATGACCACTTCTACAGATGCTTCTCTTTCCAAGAGCGGCCCGGGAACCGGCAAACTATTGTTGGCCCTGTTCGTCGGATGTGCCGTAGCGGGGGTTCTTTATTTCGATCTCGGTCGGTATCTTTCGCTGGATGCGCTGAAAGCCAATCGCGATCAATTGCTGGCCTTCACGGAGGCCAACTATTCGACGGCCGTTGCCCTGTATGTGTTGGCCTATTGCGCGGTGGTGGGGCTGTCACTTCCGGGTGGCGCGATTATGACCCTCGCCGGTGGATTCCTGTTCGGAAGCCTGCTCGGAACCCTGTATGTGAATGTCGGCGCGACGGTCGGCGCGACGCTGGCCTTTCTGGTTGCGCGGTATCTGCTTCGAGACTGGGTTGAGCGGCAATTCGGAAACAGACTCGGAGCCATCCAAGAGGGCTTCGCCCGGAATGCCTTCAGCTATCTGCTGACGCTGCGGTTGATCCCTCTCTTTCCGTTTTTTCTGGTCAATATGGTTTCAGGCCTGACCAGAGTGAACGTCGGAACCTATGTCGCGGCAACCTCCCTCGGTATCATTCCGGGCAGTTTCGTGTTTGCCTATGCGGGGCGGCAATTGGGGACGATCAATTCGCTCAAGGAAATCGTGTCCCCGAACGTGTTGATGGCCTTTACCCTCTTGGGCTTACTGGCGTTGGTGCCGACCCTCTATAAACGATTCACCGGTCAGTTGAAATGA